ccgtgcacctcaacaaagagtagcccccattcgccacaactacataaagcccgtgcacagccatgaagacccaacacagtcaaaaaaaaaaaaaaaaaatccaggatgcCCAGTGAACTTTAGTCTTCAGATAAACAAGAAATGCAGGCAGTGTTTGGGATATATGTCTATAAAAAATGattggttgtttatctgagattctAATTTATGTGGGTGCCCTATACTTTATCTGACCAACCAATCGCTGAGGCCTGTGGAGCCTCAGAAGCACCCCACGACCCCGCAAACTCTGAAGCCAGTGTGAAGGGGTTGCTCAGCCCTGGGATCAGTGAGAGAGGgtctggagggagggatggaagcTGGGCAGACTCCAACCTGGAGTCCCTCCTGCCTGAGGGATGCTGCCGCTGTGACGACCCCCAGCCCCTCTTTCTCAGCTGGTCCATGCCTGTGGCCCTCTTCTCCTGCCCCATCTCTGGAGTGACCCCACCCTGCGCCGGGCCTTGAGCTGGAAGCTTGGCCCTTGTGTTGATGCCTCCTCCTCCGCCCACTCCTCACCTCCCCCAGTGGCCACACCTACAGCCTCCGGCCGTCACCTGCCTCgtcctgcccctccccttccaATCCAGTAAAGTGACCTATTTGAAACCCAAGTTTGTGTCATAATCTTATAATGATGGTTTTTAATCCTGCAAAGTATTGTTTGTGTAAAAGATAAAAGAGGAGAATATTAGATAACGACCTTTGGCTGCTGGCAGAGGTCTGAGGATGCTTAAgtgaaaaaacaactaaatgagtgaatgagaggCCTGGGCCTCTGATTTTAGCTGAGAGGGGATGTCCAGAGGCATCATACCGACATCCGCCCCGCACACACTCTGGCCACTTGCAGAGCCTGAGTGCGGCTAAGAGGTCTAGGCTCTTAAGTCTTCCTGAGGGTACAGAGGGTAGCAATATCAAGAAGCTTCTGGAACTTTCTCTGGGTCTGGATGGGAAATCCTCGTGGGTGAGACCTGTGAATAATCCTGTGCGGCGGGATCATCTGTGGCCCGTGGCTACCTCCTCCCGTCCCTTGATGGGTGCAAGTGAGACACACCGCAGTCCGTGTCCAATCTCTCCTTCTCCCAAACCCACCGCGttccttcttcttctggaaagaaCATCTAGATGGGAGGGAGAATTCCAGTCTCACAGAAACAGCCTCAGATCTCTTCTTAGTTATATAAAAAGGCAAAGCACACAGACTCTGGAAGCCTGTGCTGAGTCACAAATCATGTGTTACGTCAGACCACACAGGTGGCCCATCCCCGCCCCGGACCCCATTCCCAGGTCTGGGCACGTGGCTGAGCACCTGGCCCTACCAGGCCCCTGAGGGTCAAGTTCTTACCAGGCTTGGTAGGGTTCAGGCCCCAGGTCGTTTCtggccttgctactcaaagtgcgGTCAACGAGGAGATGTGGAGCTTGGGCCAGAGGGGAGAGCAGATCGCTGCATTCAGCTGACATTTCTTGAAGAAAGAAGCAGACAGGATCGGCCCTCAGAGCAGAAGTATGAGGAAGGAGCAGTTAAAAACAGTCGCTTCTTCTGGTTACAGAACCGTGAGATTCAAAACACACTTGCAGGCCTTGGAGAGAGGCAGGCTGGCCTCTGATGAGGTCCTGGCAGACCCCAGCGGAGGCCCCTTTGTTGAACCAACTGCCTGGCCCTCTTGAGCAGCAGGTCCTTCCAGACCAGCAGGCCTGGAAGAGACATCACTTTAACTGACAGGCTACCTGCCCACCTTCTGCAGCCTCCCCCAGGTTCTGTCCCTTTGCAAGGTTCCGAAACCAGAGATAAAACCCACCCCTCTGCGGGTTCCATCATCTGGGAGCAAAGCGCCTCTCCTGTTTTTGTGAACTCCACACCGCCGCTGAATCAGCATTTACCTTCACGTCCTCTGCCTTGAGAGGGGCCCGTACTGTGTTGCTTTGACTGTCTTCCCCTGTCTGTTATGGAACTGCTGTTGTGACATCATATCCTACTTTTCGGCTTCATTTCGTTCCAAGGGAGAGAGTCTCTGCAGACAGTGGGAAGACAGTGTCGTTCCTTATCTGTCTTCTCGCAGTTTTGTCTCTTCTGCCTGGACTCTAAGCCTGGGTTCATGCTCTGTTGCAGTGACTCACCCCAGGGGTTTTATGCCTTATCTTGGATGgaaccagggttcaaatcccacttctGCCACCTACTTAGCTGAGTGAGCTGGGGTGGGCATGTGGCCTCTATCTCAGTTTCTGCTTCTGTCAGCTGTGAATAATAACAgcactgataataataataataataataacccccCCACACCCTGCCAGGCTTAAGATTAATGAGTTACATGTGTAATGTGCAGAATGCTGAACACTCAACTGAGTGTGTTCTGCTGTCTGTATGGGGCTCACAGTGACTGGCATTGGGAAACCCTTCACGTCCTCCTGGAAACAGGCAGGCAGCATCTTCAATAAAATTAGCAACATCTTCTGGCTTGGATAAAATACTGGAAGAGGCTGATGGCTGCAtgttcatttgcatatatttgcaTAAGAAACACCTTAGCGCCTCTTTTACATTCAGAATGACTGCTCTTGGAGTCTGAGCTGCTGCCGCTCACTGCCAGCTTCAGAGAATCCCACAGTGGGTCACGCCAGGGAAGAGTCACCCCTAGGAAGAAGTGAACTCTTGGTCCTCACCGGGGCACCCTCATGGACAGTTCAGAAGATGGCCTTTCTTCGCCCCCAGGCCACTCCTGCCCCCACTGCTGTGGGCCCCGAATGCAAAGCAGTGTTATGAAGGTACAGACATTTCAAAGATAAACCCTCACAAAATAAATGGCAACACATGCCAGGAGTTTTACCTGCAGTGTGTCCGATCCTCAGGCTTGCAGGCTGCAGTCACGGGGGGCTGTGCACGCCAACTGATTTGCACGCCAAGTGGACGCAGTTGCTTTGACTGGCTGCCACTCTGTGGTCGTGGATCCCTGAGAGTTGATGTTCAAGGCTGATGAGCTGTGGGTGGAAGGCAGGAAGGCCCTGGAAATGCGTggtctggggagggagggtgttTTCAAGGCTCCGAAGATCCTGCTTTGCTCGCCTGTGCCTGATACAGACCCCAGCGCCCTTTCTGGCTCCCTCCTCTAGGTATGCACGTCCTTCACTGCAGAGCACGCCAAGTACGGACACGTCAAGATGCACCATGGCTACACCAACGTGCTGGGCCTGGGGGACTCAAGCACATGGAGGCTGCCTTGCCTCAACCGCTACGTCTACATGTTCCTCGCTCCTCTCTTGATCCCCATCATAACCCCACTGGTGGCTGTTGGTGAGTATGCCAGGGCTGGGCCCTGCAAAGATCTGgttccccctttccttccttcctctcctggctTCATGGAAGAAGTGAGAAGCCCTGAGTTAAGACCAGACAGAAACTTTCTGAGACAGCCAGGCAGGGTGGAGAGAACCTTGGTCCTGGGGCCaagtctggctctgccacttactggctggtGACCACAGGCAGGtaacctaacctctctgaacctcaggttcTTACCTGCTCCTCAAAGAGGGTGTGAAACAATTCCACGTATTATATGAGggatctaaagtagtcaaactcattgaagcaaagaatagaatggtggcaccaggggctgaggggaggggaaaatggaaagTCCCTGTTCAATGAGCGTGAAGTTTCAGGTttgcaaaatgaataaattccagaGATTTGCTGTCTAACACTGTGCCCAGAGACAACAGTACTGTACCGCACACTTTAAAACCTATGAGGAtaaatctcatgttaagtgttcttaccacagtaaaataaaataaaaatttaaaaaacgcTGTAGCTATCTGAGAAGACTAGAAAGTTGCATGGGAAGGCATCAaatgcctaaataaataaatgaataaccttTACTCTTTATATTTGATATACAAGCCTCATTTACCATCATCTTGTTGTCTATTTAATAATCCCTGATCATGTTATAAACATTCACTTGTGTTATTGTTtactaaatatctttttttctaaaaaaaaaaaaaaaggatggtgtGAAAGCATAATGAGGTCATAGATATAAAAATGCTTTCTAAATGCCTCACACTCTATTGCATGTTATAATTTTTAGTATCACAGGAGCAATATCATACGGTGGAAAGAGCAGGGGCGAGGGGACAGCCAGACCTGGGCTCAAGTCCCAGGCCACCACTTACTATCAGACTGACCTTGGTCAGGTTGCTTACTGCTCCGTTTTCTCATCCATTAAATGGgtgagaacaacaacaacaaaaatacaaaagggaattccctggaggcccagtggttaggactcggtgctttcactgctggggcccgagtttgatccctggtcagggaactaagaatcctgcaagccgcgcggccaaaaaaaaaaaaaaaagaaaagaaaagaaaatgggcgAACCTACTTTTCAGGGCTGTGTATGGATGAGCTGAACACCTAGGTCACCCTAGTTGGCACTATTGAGCCACCAGGGAGCCAACTCACGTCGGATCGGAACCTCGCCGACCCCTCCCTCTATCTCTTGCCCCTTCTGGCAGAACGGCTGAGAGAGGTGGAGCTCGGGACAGCCCTGCGGACGCTTGGCCTGATTTCCCTGGGCCTTTATTCTCACTACTGGCTGCTGCTGAATGTGTCTGGCTTCCAGAGCCCCAGCTCAGCCCTGGTCTGCATGCTCATCACCAGATCCCTGCTGGCCCACCCTTACCTTCATGTCAACATCTTCCAGGTGAGGCCTCCCCTACCCTGAGTGCTGGGGGGCTACAGGGATCACTCTCCAGGGTGCCTGGCGCAGGCTGGACCCTAGGTTccggggggagagagaggccaCCTGAGGAAGCATCCCTccacctcccctgcccaccctctctcttcctttctctctgtggGTCATCACAGAGAGTTTTGGTCCCAGGTAAGGAGCTTCTCTTCAACACCGGCTGCCCTTCACACACAGATCAGAGATTTATTAAGAAGCTTCTATGTGTAGGTTACTAGACTAAGCTCTGTGGGGACACAAGTGAATAGGACCCCAGCTCCTGCCTCCAGGGCTCTTACTGTGATAAGCCCAAGGGCCATCGCAGAGGTCCCAGCACACACGTGTCGAGGCAGGCGGATGCAGGAGCTGGAGACGAAGGTCTTCGTGGGGGGCCAGCAGCTCAGCACTCATTTCTGGGCCATTTCCAGGGATGGTCAGCTCCCTGCTCCCGGGACAAGTGAAGACCCCAGGTTAGAGCCTCCTGCATATGACCATCCCAGCACTTACCACGCTGCCATTAATGACTGAATCCCATGACATAATCCCATAGTTGTGTCCCATCTGCTTGTCCTGCTAGAGCAGAAGCTCCCGTTCACTTCCACATCCTCTAGACCgaggacagtgcctggcagagcAGGCGTTTatacatctttgtttttttaaaaaaaatgcatttatttatttatttatttttggctgcgttgggtccttgttgctgcgcacgggctttctctagttgcggcgagagggggctactctttgttgtggtgcaccggcttctcattgtggtggcttctcttgttgtagcacgagctctaggcacgcgggctcagtagttgtggctcacgggcttagttgctccgcagcatgtgggatcatcccggaccagggctcaaacctgtgtctcctgcgttggcaggcggattcttaaccactgtgccaccagggaagccctatacatccTTGTTGAATGACAAAATACACAAGGATGCGCAAACTTGATCTTGAACCATGAGCAGGATTTTGGTgaaaaaaagcagagaagggTCTCTTTGGGATGCAGGCACAGGGACATGAGGGACGTCGGTGGGCAGTCGTGGGCTTAGAGGACCACGAGATCCGAGAGGCACCCAGGCCAAGCCCTTCATTGCACAGATAAGGAGAGGGACCCAGAGACGGGTGAGACTCAGCGAGGGGCACAGACAGGGTCGCATCGCAGCTGGGTGGaggacctcagcttcctcacgcCTCTACTGGGTCCTGCTggagtgggaggtgaggaaggcGGCAGGACCCACGGGTCCCCGGATGCTAGCTGAGGATGCctgaggcagggtggggaggcacagggctgcccagcccagccccagggcgTGACGCTTGTGTCTGTCACAGCACATCGGGCTGCCCATGTTCTCCCGGGACAAGAAGCCACAACGGATTCACATGATGAGCCTGGGGGTGCTTAACCTGCCCCGGCTGCCCGTGCTGGACTGGGCGTTCGGCCACTCCCTCATCAGCTGCCACGTGGAGCACCACCTCTTCCCCAGGCTCTCCGACAACATGTGCCTGAAGGTAGATGAGGGTCGGGCTGGGGACGCTTGGATGAAGAAACTATCTCAGGGTGGAGGGGGAGTCACCTTCGGGGTTCTCTAACCAACTGGCCTGGTCAGAGGTTCCCAGGAAGGTCAGTCCTAGGTACAGGCAGCAGTGTGGGTTTCTGACCAGAGACACCTGGTTTTCTTACTAGCCGTGTGGCTCTGGGCAAGTTAACTGAATGTCTCTGAGCctcggcttcctcatctgtaaaatgggactaagtAGTGCTTACGCTGACAGGCTTTGAGGATGAAATGAAGAAATGGATCTGAAATGTTGGGCCCTCCGTAGGTGTTTGGTGAAAAGGAGTTGTGGTTTATCCCCCTACGCAA
This sequence is a window from Pseudorca crassidens isolate mPseCra1 chromosome 19, mPseCra1.hap1, whole genome shotgun sequence. Protein-coding genes within it:
- the FADS6 gene encoding fatty acid desaturase 6, which codes for MEPARGELRASGGAESLLGELEVRVQDVVRVSSWWERHGVDCAILALSLLALPPGFLCLRSENLLVFALGVTILGVCHYTLTVKGSHLATHGALTESKRWSKIWVLFFVEVCTSFTAEHAKYGHVKMHHGYTNVLGLGDSSTWRLPCLNRYVYMFLAPLLIPIITPLVAVERLREVELGTALRTLGLISLGLYSHYWLLLNVSGFQSPSSALVCMLITRSLLAHPYLHVNIFQHIGLPMFSRDKKPQRIHMMSLGVLNLPRLPVLDWAFGHSLISCHVEHHLFPRLSDNMCLKVKPVVSQFLREKQLPYNEDSYLARFWLFLHHYEELMVQTPPITELVGLQ